Proteins found in one Falco cherrug isolate bFalChe1 chromosome 18, bFalChe1.pri, whole genome shotgun sequence genomic segment:
- the LOC129734174 gene encoding uncharacterized protein LOC129734174: MRCPVYHCGDVGISHALPRGCSGHRNASLWDGCGHPRLEHPVCWTSTATRMSGHALHCPGMATGMFRHLVHCPGTAMGMLGHLVHRLGTAMRVLGHLVHCPDTATGMLRAPCASPQRGHKGARGTWCVALAWPWRCSGHPMHCPAMAVGMPGHLTHYCSHDATAASPGASPAKTLSRSRRCCKPLVARAGSGSAGLFGTSPELYGSQSSGLPRCRFGGCIKASTSGNGSYCTGERRVCGRSRLSPRRSRGRSHTRRALGTHGTLAPCLLCSQPLEWPRAGSSYGSPAPTGPSCRCYPGSAKNLPGESTRRHWERDAGASLCVGRAWASSTAWHPV, from the coding sequence ATGCGTTGCCCTGTGTACCACTGCGGAGATGTCGGGATATCTCATGCATTGCCACGAGGATGCTCAGGGCACCGTAACGCATCACTGTGGGATGGCTGTGGGCATCCCAGGTTGGAGCACCCTGTATGTTGGACCAGTACAGCCACGAGGATGTCAGGGCACGCCCTGCATTGTCCTGGCATGGCCACAGGAATGTTCAGGCACCTTGTCCATTGTCCTGGCACGGCCATGGGGATGTTGGGGCATCTTGTTCATCGTCTTGGCACGGCCATGAGGGTGTTGGGGCACCTTGTCCATTGTCCTGACACAgccacagggatgctcagggcaCCTTGTGCATCACCCCAGCGTGGCCATAAGGGTGCTCGGGGCACCTGGTGCGTTGCCCTGGCATGGCCGTGGAGATGCTCAGGACACCCTATGCATTGCCCTGCTATGGCCGTGGGGATGCCAGGGCACCTCACACACTACTGCAGTCACGATGCCACCGCAGCCAGCCCGGGAGCGTCTCCAGCCAAAACCCTCTCCCGGTCCAGGAGATGCTGCAAGCCTTTGGTGGCACGGGCCGGCAGCGGCAGCGCTGGGCTGTTTGGAACCAGCCCGGAGTTGTACGGCAGCCAGAGCTCGGGGCTTCCCCGCTGCAGATTTGGAGGATGCATCAAAGCCAGCACTTCAGGAAATGGCTCCTACTGTACTGGGGAGCGCAGGGTGTGCGGCAGGTCACGGCTGAGCCCGCGCAGGTCACGGGGCCGCTCGCATACCAGGCGTGCTCTGGGCACGCATGGCACCCTGGCGCcctgcctcctctgcagccagcctTTGGAGTGGCCGAGGGCTGGATCCAGTTatggctccccagcacccacaggtcCATCCTGCCGCTGTTATCCCGGCAGTGCCAAAAACCTCCCTGGGGAGAGCACACGGAGGCACTGGGAGCGGGAtgctggagcatccctgtgcGTGGGGCGGGCATGGGCGAGCAGCACTGCGTGGCACCCGGTGTAG